The DNA region CGTGGCCGAGGGGGTCCGGCTGGTGGAGGAGGTGGTCCGCTGGGCTGCGGAGATCGAGTGGGCGGTGGCGGCCGAAACCGATGATCCCCGCGGGCGGAACCTGATTACGCGGCTCGCCGGCGAAACCAGGGTATTCCGCACCGGGGCAAGAAATCTCGACTCTCTGCTGGATGCGGTTGCGCCCCAGCCGGTGGCCGCTGTCTGCCGGATGCCGGAGACCGGTCTGGACAAGCTCGAGATTCCCGGGCGCGCGCTGGTCGTAATCTGCGACACTCTCCGCGACCCGGGCAATTTCGGCGCGGTGGTGCGCACGGCCGCGGCGGCGGGCTGTACCGCGGTGGTGGCTGCCGGGAACAATGTCGACCCGTGGAACCCCAAGGCGGTGCGCGGCAGCATGGGAGGGATATTCCGCCTGCCTGTTGTCGAATGCGGCGAGCCGGGAGAACTGGCTGAATTTCTGGACAGGCACGGGTTCACGGTCTTTCTGGCGAACATGGCCGGGCAAAGCCTGTTCACCGTGGAAAAAATTCCAGCCAGGTGCGCGCTGATCCTGGGCGGCGAGTCGGGCGGGGTGGGCGAGTGCACCGCCGGGCTGAATCAGCAGCCGTTGTCGGTTCCCATGACCGGGGGAACGGAGAGCCTGAACGTGGCCGTGGCGGCCGGCGTAATGATTTACCACCTTATCCGCAACCAGGGAGCCGCTCGCCGATGAACCCTCAACCGGCGATTATTGCGCTGACAGCCCTGCTGGGCGCGATGCTGGGCAGTTTCCTCAACGTCTGTATCATTCGCCTGCCACAGGGCAGGAGCGTGGTGGCCCCGCGTTCGTCCTGCCCGAACTGCGGGCGCGCGGTCCGCGCCCGGGACAA from Candidatus Glassbacteria bacterium includes:
- a CDS encoding RNA methyltransferase; translated protein: MDWNSLPKLSTARGKLLRKLKSRKHRREQGLFVAEGVRLVEEVVRWAAEIEWAVAAETDDPRGRNLITRLAGETRVFRTGARNLDSLLDAVAPQPVAAVCRMPETGLDKLEIPGRALVVICDTLRDPGNFGAVVRTAAAAGCTAVVAAGNNVDPWNPKAVRGSMGGIFRLPVVECGEPGELAEFLDRHGFTVFLANMAGQSLFTVEKIPARCALILGGESGGVGECTAGLNQQPLSVPMTGGTESLNVAVAAGVMIYHLIRNQGAARR